A window from Leishmania donovani BPK282A1 complete genome, chromosome 27 encodes these proteins:
- a CDS encoding intraflagellar transport protein IFT88, putative, whose translation MNGNDEDIYAAFQTPDIGSNPWTTSTNPFEAPAQEAMGGNPLMQAPPSQWGRAGMGSAWGVPGSRMNTRGCGIPGAARPMTSNRAVGFNSASNGAAAVLFDPTGQARMANMAMGPAPPLKKRSENSQEEELAEMEKQVNKLIEESAMLALQKDYGAALEKAKDAGKLERLLCKKREQYGLAEQINVDLTYAVHFNLAVQYQNHQLYTEALNTYNLIIRNVQFPQAGRLRVNMGNIYLAQQNYLLAIKMYRKVLDETPTAGKELRYHLCRNIANAFVKLGQYRDAANSYETVVEGNGDANATFNLILCYYALGETEKMKRTFTRLMNCRLAGLDGEEDFEEEEKRKDVLVDDSLSRMRKERRARYLKYIITAARLIAPVLHKDWCVGYDYIISQLRTYEMRDPTSHVASELEMCKNLNYLKHKRYQEAINGLKEFEKKDRSLRARAATNLAYLYFLEGDYENGEQYSDLSLVANQYNAKALVNKGNFSFVKKDYDKAKELYNKALAVEADNVEAIYNLGLAAKKLGLYEEAVRMFKRVQALVDSSEVLYQIADLSDLVGDPAALEWFNRLIGRVPTDPNALARIGSLYARDGDDVQAFHYYLEAYRYYQVNMDVISWLGAYFVKNEVYDKAVQFFERASHIQPQEVKWQLMVASCHRRRGDYVQAKRLYEQVHRKYPDNIECLNYLVQLCKDAGLNEEANEWFKATKKVERQQIHSSSSSVGGESGDDDVESSVEGGNNINGHHRRRTSGTAAPDAAVAGRRAGGGAAADKDFSVGLSDDDIVDGKANQNGAKRPKKAKNSDSDDEIDLPGI comes from the coding sequence ATGAACGGCAACGACGAGGATATCTACGCGGCGTTCCAGACGCCGGATATTGGGTCGAACCCATGGACGACGAGCACGAACCCCTTCGAGGCCCCTGCGCAAGAGGCTATGGGCGGCAACCCCCTCATGCAGGCCCCTCCTTCGCAATGGGGGCGCGCGGGCATGGGCTCTGCCTGGGGTGTGCCGGGCAGCCGCATGAATACAAGGGGCTGTGGTAtccccggcgccgcgcgtCCCATGACGTCTAACCGCGCTGTCGGCTTCAACAGCGCAagcaacggcgccgctgccgtcctctTTGACCCCACCGGCCAGGCGCGCATGGCGAACATGGCGATGGGCCCGGCCCCGCCGCTGAAGAAGCGGAGCGAGAACAGtcaggaggaggagctggctgAGATGGAGAAGCAGGTGAACAAGCTGATTGAGGAGAGCGCCATGCTGGCTCTGCAGAAGGACTACGGCGCGGCACTCGAGAAGGCCAAGGACGCCGGAAAGCTGGAGCGGTTACTCTGTAAAAAGCGCGAGCAGTACGGGCTCGCCGAGCAGATCAACGTCGACCTTACCTACGCAGTGCACTTCAACTTGGCGGTTCAGTACCAAAACCACCAGCTGTACACTGAGGCCCTCAACACGTACAACCTCATCATTCGCAACGTGCAGTTTCCACAAGCCGGCCGCCTGCGGGTGAACATGGGCAACATTTATCTTGCGCAGCAGAACTACCTCCTAGCCATCAAGATGTACCGCAAGGTGCTCGACGAGACACCGACCGCCGGAAAGGAGCTCCGCTATCACCTCTGCCGCAATATCGCCAACGCGTTTGTGAAGCTGGGCCAGTACAGGGACGCCGCGAACAGCTACGAGACCGTGGTGGAGGGCAACGGCGATGCCAACGCCACGTTTAACCTCATTTTGTGCTACTACGCGCTGggcgagacggagaagaTGAAACGGACCTTCACGCGCCTCATGAATTGCCGCCTCGCGGgcctcgacggcgaggaggactttgaggaggaggagaagcggaaAGACGTCTTGGTAGACGACAGCCTGAGCCGCATGCGCAAGGAGCGCCGCGCCAGATACCTCAAGTACATCATCACGGCAGCCCGCTTGATTGCTCCAGTGCTGCACAAGGACTGGTGCGTCGGCTACGACTACATCATCTCTCAGCTGCGCACCTACGAGATGCGCGACCCGACCTCGCACGTGGCGAGCGAGCTGGAGATGTGCAAAAACCTGAACTACCTCAAGCACAAGCGCTATCAGGAGGCGATCAACGGCCTGAAGGAGTTTGAGAAGAAGGACAGGAGCCTGCGAGCACGGGCAGCCACGAACCTGGCGTACCTCTACTTCCTTGAGGGCGACTACGAGAACGGGGAGCAGTACAGCGACCTCAGTCTCGTCGCGAATCAGTACAACGCCAAGGCACTGGTAAACAAAGGCAACTTCTCCTTTGTCAAGAAGGACTACGACAAGGCGAAGGAGCTGTACAATAAAgcgctggcggtggaggcCGACAACGTGGAGGCCATCTATAACCTTGGCTTGGCCGCCAAGAAGCTAGGGCTgtacgaggaggcggtgcgcatgTTCaagcgcgtgcaggcgctcGTGGACAGTAGCGAGGTGCTGTATCAGATTGCCGACCTCAGCGACCTTGTCGGCGACccggcagcgctggagtGGTTTAACCGCCTCATTGGCCGCGTTCCGACGGACCCGAACGCGCTGGCCCGCATCGGCTCCCTCTACgcccgcgacggcgacgatgtgCAGGCGTTTCACTACTATCTGGAGGCCTACCGTTACTACCAGGTAAACATGGACGTCATCTCCTGGCTCGGCGCGTACTTCGTGAAGAACGAAGTCTACGATAAGGCGGTGCAGTTCTTCGAGCGCGCTTCGCACATCCAACCGCAGGAGGTGAAGTGGCAGCTGATGGTGGCCtcgtgccaccgccgccgcggcgactaCGTGCAGGCGAAGCGGCTCTACGAGCAGGTGCACCGCAAGTATCCCGATAACATCGAGTGTCTCAATTACTTGGTGCAGCTCTGCAAGGACGCTGGCCTCAACGAGGAGGCCAACGAGTGGTTCAAGGCAACGAAAaaggtggagcggcagcagatccacagcagcagcagcagcgtcggcggcgagagcggcgacgacgacgtagAATCCTCCGTTGAGGGCGGGAACAACATCAACGGCCACCATCGCAGACGCACAAGCGGCACGGCCGCACCcgacgcggcagtggcaggccgccgcgcaggtggtggtgctgcggccgacAAAGACTTTTCCGTCGGCCTCTCCGACGACGACATCGTTGACGGCAAAGCAAATCAGAATGGCGCCAAGAGgccgaagaaggcgaagaacaGCGACTCAGACGATGAAATCGACTTGCCCGGCATTTAG